The Methyloferula stellata AR4 genome includes a window with the following:
- a CDS encoding threonine aldolase family protein, whose amino-acid sequence MDFTSDNTFGAHPKILEAIVATNSGPVASYGEDPFTQKAAARLSEIFEHETSVFFVATGTAANALALGAVCPPWGAVFCHEDAHISEDECGAPEMFTAGAKIVGIPGFAGKISTANFKKALASFPRGQVKQVQPAVLSLSQLTEAGTAYACEDIASLAALAHEAGLKVHMDGARFANALVAQNCSPAAMSWQAGIDVLSLGATKNGALACEAVIFFDPAMAEAFAYQRKRSGHTVSKGRFLGAQMLAYLDAGLWLGLAKIANDHAARLAAGLAKIPGVRLPWLPDANEIFVIIPGAIDNRLKAAGAAYYEWGLRDYPPEVIPPSEGEVFVRLVTSYATASADIDRLIAIAQGIAK is encoded by the coding sequence ATGGATTTTACAAGCGACAATACATTCGGGGCGCACCCGAAAATCCTCGAAGCGATCGTCGCTACGAATTCGGGGCCCGTCGCCTCCTATGGCGAAGATCCTTTCACGCAGAAAGCCGCGGCGCGGCTCTCCGAAATTTTCGAACATGAAACCTCGGTCTTTTTCGTCGCGACCGGCACGGCGGCGAATGCCTTGGCGCTTGGCGCGGTCTGCCCGCCCTGGGGCGCCGTCTTCTGTCACGAAGATGCGCATATCAGCGAAGATGAATGCGGCGCGCCGGAAATGTTTACCGCCGGCGCCAAGATCGTCGGCATTCCGGGCTTTGCCGGTAAAATCTCAACCGCTAATTTCAAAAAGGCTTTGGCGTCCTTTCCGCGTGGCCAGGTCAAGCAGGTTCAGCCCGCCGTTTTGTCCTTGTCGCAATTGACGGAAGCAGGCACCGCCTACGCTTGCGAGGACATAGCGAGCCTTGCCGCGCTGGCGCATGAGGCCGGGCTCAAGGTCCATATGGACGGCGCCCGTTTCGCCAATGCGCTCGTCGCGCAAAATTGCAGCCCCGCTGCCATGAGCTGGCAGGCGGGCATCGACGTGTTGTCGCTCGGCGCGACGAAGAACGGTGCCTTGGCCTGCGAAGCGGTGATCTTTTTCGATCCCGCCATGGCCGAAGCCTTTGCCTATCAACGCAAGCGGTCCGGTCACACGGTCTCGAAGGGCCGTTTTCTCGGGGCGCAAATGCTGGCCTATCTCGACGCGGGGCTTTGGCTCGGGCTCGCGAAGATCGCGAATGATCATGCGGCACGGCTTGCGGCGGGTCTCGCCAAAATACCTGGCGTGCGGCTCCCGTGGCTGCCGGACGCCAATGAGATTTTCGTCATCATTCCGGGCGCGATCGACAACAGGCTGAAGGCGGCTGGAGCAGCCTATTACGAATGGGGCCTGCGCGATTATCCGCCGGAGGTCATCCCTCCGAGCGAAGGAGAGGTCTTCGTCCGGCTTGTCACGTCTTACGCGACGGCTTCCGCCGATATCGACCGCTTGATCGCAATCGCTCAAGGAATCGCCAAGTAA
- the cpdR gene encoding cell cycle two-component system response regulator CpdR: MTENPILPNYKILLAEDDHDMRRFLAKALETAGFQVSSFDNGLSAYNKLREEPYELLLTDIVMPEMDGIELARRATELDPDIKVMFITGFAAVALNPDNNAPKQAKILSKPFHLKDLVGEVQKLLAA; encoded by the coding sequence ATGACTGAAAACCCGATTCTGCCGAATTACAAGATTCTCCTGGCGGAGGACGACCATGATATGCGGCGTTTCCTTGCCAAAGCTCTCGAGACCGCCGGTTTTCAAGTATCTTCCTTCGACAATGGTCTCTCCGCCTATAATAAATTGCGCGAAGAGCCCTATGAATTGCTCCTGACCGACATTGTGATGCCCGAAATGGACGGAATTGAGCTCGCCCGCCGGGCTACAGAGCTTGATCCGGACATCAAGGTCATGTTCATCACGGGATTTGCCGCCGTGGCGCTCAACCCCGACAATAACGCGCCAAAGCAGGCGAAGATCCTGTCGAAGCCCTTTCATCTCAAGGACCTCGTCGGCGAAGTCCAAAAGCTTCTCGCAGCCTGA
- a CDS encoding alpha/beta fold hydrolase, whose protein sequence is MDLVGLPENPVPPGAIIVPVLAQDGLTLRAVRWVASTPRGTVFVSPGRGEFIEKYFEVVEELLTRHFDVVVMDWRGQGLSERELANPHKGHIDDFLIYERDLAAVGRQVLEAFCPKPWFALGHSMGAAILLAHAHHGADLFERMVLTAPMIDLYGLRFPHLARAFAEGLDTIGLGGTFIPGGSRWPITRHPFEGNVITSDRTRYARYAAVAAAAPELTIGDPTIGWANAAFRLMRQFEEPDFARRTMTPILILAAGADRVVKTSATETFASRLKAGRHLTIPYARHDLLLESDPIRAQVWAAFDAFVPGTQEAAVIAAAKRA, encoded by the coding sequence ATGGATTTAGTCGGCCTGCCCGAAAATCCGGTGCCGCCGGGCGCGATCATAGTGCCGGTTCTGGCCCAAGACGGGCTGACCTTGCGGGCCGTGCGCTGGGTCGCCTCGACGCCGCGGGGGACGGTGTTCGTCTCGCCGGGGCGCGGCGAATTTATCGAGAAATATTTCGAAGTGGTCGAGGAGCTTCTGACCCGCCACTTCGATGTCGTCGTCATGGATTGGCGCGGCCAGGGCCTGTCGGAACGCGAACTCGCCAATCCGCACAAGGGCCATATCGACGATTTTCTGATCTATGAACGCGACCTCGCGGCCGTCGGGCGGCAAGTGCTCGAAGCCTTCTGCCCGAAACCCTGGTTCGCGCTCGGCCATTCCATGGGCGCAGCCATTCTGCTCGCGCATGCGCATCATGGCGCCGATCTCTTCGAGCGCATGGTGCTGACCGCGCCGATGATCGATCTCTACGGCTTGAGATTTCCGCACCTGGCCCGTGCCTTCGCCGAAGGGCTCGATACGATAGGTCTTGGCGGCACCTTCATTCCCGGCGGCAGCCGGTGGCCGATCACGCGTCATCCCTTCGAAGGCAATGTGATTACCTCCGACCGCACGCGCTATGCCCGCTATGCGGCGGTCGCGGCGGCGGCGCCTGAACTGACGATCGGCGATCCGACCATCGGCTGGGCCAACGCCGCCTTCCGCCTCATGCGGCAATTCGAAGAACCGGATTTCGCGCGCCGCACCATGACGCCGATTTTGATTCTCGCAGCGGGCGCCGATCGCGTCGTGAAGACGTCGGCGACCGAGACCTTCGCGAGCAGGCTGAAGGCGGGACGTCATCTCACCATCCCTTATGCGCGCCACGATCTTCTTTTGGAGAGCGATCCGATCCGCGCCCAGGTCTGGGCGGCTTTCGACGCTTTCGTGCCGGGCACGCAGGAGGCGGCGGTTATCGCGGCGGCGAAACGGGCGTAA
- the hemW gene encoding radical SAM family heme chaperone HemW — protein sequence MASQTYVPADPGFGVYVHWPFCLSKCPYCDFNSHVRANPIDEERFVAAFRTELAHRAALTKGRKVASVFFGGGTPSLMKPETVSAILGAIAKHWTILPGAEITLEANPTSVEAGRFRGYRSAGVNRVSLGVQALNDADLKALGRLHTSAEALAAVKIAASIFDRYSFDLIYARPGQTVEAWKNELQAALSHTADHMSLYQLTVEPDTMFERLRDAGKLKLPNADKARALWDITQEIMTKAGLPAYEISNHARPGAESRHNLIYWRYGEYVGVGPGAHGRIKTAKGRRAQSTEQHPEMWLTVVETDGHALVEDELLSTEEQGDEFLLMGLRLTEGIEPSRFQALSGRSLDPQRIASLVEEGMVEYTPHGWLRVSQEGFPLLDAVVADLAA from the coding sequence ATGGCGAGCCAAACCTATGTTCCGGCGGATCCCGGCTTCGGTGTTTACGTGCACTGGCCTTTCTGCCTGTCGAAATGCCCCTATTGCGATTTCAATAGCCATGTTCGTGCCAATCCGATCGACGAAGAGAGATTTGTCGCAGCCTTCCGCACGGAGCTTGCGCATCGCGCCGCCCTGACAAAAGGCCGCAAGGTCGCCTCGGTCTTCTTTGGCGGCGGCACGCCCTCCTTGATGAAGCCGGAGACGGTTTCAGCCATTCTCGGGGCAATCGCCAAACATTGGACGATCCTGCCCGGCGCGGAAATCACGCTCGAAGCCAATCCGACAAGCGTCGAGGCCGGACGTTTCCGCGGCTACCGTTCGGCCGGCGTCAATCGCGTTTCGCTCGGCGTGCAGGCTTTGAACGATGCCGATCTGAAAGCGCTCGGACGTCTTCATACATCGGCGGAGGCGCTCGCGGCGGTGAAAATCGCGGCCTCGATCTTCGATCGCTATTCCTTCGATCTCATCTATGCACGGCCTGGCCAAACGGTGGAGGCTTGGAAAAACGAGCTGCAAGCCGCGCTGTCGCATACGGCCGATCACATGTCGCTCTATCAATTGACGGTGGAGCCGGACACGATGTTCGAGCGCCTGCGGGATGCGGGAAAACTCAAACTGCCGAATGCCGACAAGGCGCGCGCCCTTTGGGACATCACGCAAGAGATCATGACGAAGGCGGGACTGCCCGCCTACGAGATTTCAAATCACGCGCGGCCGGGCGCCGAGAGCCGGCATAATCTCATCTATTGGCGCTATGGCGAATATGTCGGCGTCGGCCCCGGCGCGCATGGGCGCATTAAGACCGCGAAGGGTCGCCGTGCGCAATCGACCGAACAGCATCCTGAAATGTGGCTGACGGTTGTCGAAACCGACGGCCATGCGCTTGTCGAAGACGAATTGTTGTCGACCGAAGAGCAGGGCGATGAGTTTTTGCTCATGGGCCTGCGGCTGACCGAAGGCATCGAGCCGTCGCGGTTTCAGGCGCTCTCCGGACGCAGCCTCGATCCGCAGCGCATCGCCTCGCTCGTCGAAGAGGGCATGGTGGAATATACGCCGCATGGCTGGCTGCGCGTCAGCCAGGAGGGCTTTCCGCTGCTCGATGCCGTGGTGGCGGATCTGGCGGCTTAA
- a CDS encoding Fic/DOC family protein — MPNYTYTETGVLKNKFGIQIAAKLRPVEAAFVAARRIEIEAGHGPKPTLDSAYLKGLHQHLFQDVYEWAGRTRGEKVTLSDGTVASETEFNKADGKDYLYARLLPTSFEQFDKGLRDNHFWRGSDRADFARAVTDIITDFTAMHPFRKGNGRTLRIFLRELAREAGHALDFSVISRERMRHAAISLHELDDTTFYRSLITELLDPERVAALKAAIAFFDAEKFPWNDYEIATPEPGQTAELVLTSVQGPYFIGHGPLQILVGKLSDLREPIPNVGDAFTLA, encoded by the coding sequence ATGCCGAATTACACTTACACGGAGACCGGCGTCCTCAAGAACAAATTCGGCATTCAAATCGCAGCGAAACTGCGCCCGGTGGAAGCAGCTTTCGTCGCCGCGCGGCGGATCGAGATCGAAGCGGGGCATGGCCCGAAGCCGACGCTTGATTCGGCCTATCTGAAAGGCCTGCATCAGCATCTTTTCCAGGATGTCTATGAATGGGCAGGCCGGACGCGCGGCGAGAAGGTCACGCTCTCGGACGGCACGGTTGCGAGCGAAACCGAATTCAACAAGGCCGACGGCAAGGACTATCTCTACGCCCGCCTGTTGCCGACCTCGTTCGAGCAATTCGACAAAGGCCTGCGGGACAATCATTTCTGGCGCGGCTCCGACCGTGCGGATTTCGCCAGAGCCGTCACCGACATCATCACCGATTTCACCGCCATGCATCCGTTTCGCAAAGGCAATGGTCGGACTTTGAGGATCTTTCTGCGGGAGCTTGCGCGCGAGGCCGGCCATGCGCTGGATTTTTCGGTGATCTCGCGCGAGCGCATGCGCCATGCCGCGATCTCTCTGCACGAGCTCGACGACACGACTTTCTATCGCAGCCTGATCACCGAATTGCTCGACCCGGAGCGCGTCGCGGCGCTCAAAGCAGCGATCGCCTTTTTCGACGCAGAAAAATTTCCCTGGAACGATTATGAGATCGCGACGCCTGAACCCGGCCAAACGGCAGAGCTTGTTTTGACGAGCGTGCAAGGCCCCTATTTCATCGGCCACGGCCCCTTGCAGATTCTCGTCGGCAAGCTGTCCGACCTGCGTGAACCGATCCCGAATGTGGGCGACGCTTTTACTCTGGCGTAA
- the gltB gene encoding glutamate synthase large subunit, producing MAALPGSKAGFMPGLDPNLPAAQGLYSPLNEHDACGVGFVADMKNRKSHDLVQMGLKILLNLDHRGAVGADPKAGDGCGMLVQIPHRFFETKTAELGFKLPAPGDYAVGNLFLPRDPGGRKIIEEIVERSTTEEGLVFLGWRDVPVDSTGLGESVKPTEPVIRQVFIGRPDYIEDQTIFERRLYLLRKVISNSIYKLADPHTRGFYAVSLSSRTIVYKGLLLATQLGEYFKDLQDPLFETALSLVHQRFSTNTFPTWQLAHPYRLVAHNGEINTLRGNVNWMAARQASVASGLFGNDISKLWPISYEGQSDTACFDNALEFLVQGGYSLAHAMMMLIPEAWSGNQLMDEERRAFYEYHAALMEPWDGPAAVAFTDGRQIGATLDRNGLRPARYLVTDDGLVVMASEAGVLPIPEEKIVAKWRLQPGRMLLVDLEQGRIISDDEMKHQLSTSHPYAEWLKRTQIKLEEQKPVEPRATRSDVSLLDRQQAFGYTHEDLYLLMSPMAVTGQEAVGSMGTDTPISALSSKSKLLYTYFKQNFAQVTNPPIDPIREELVMSLVSFIGPRPNILDHEGSSKKKRLEVHQPILTNGDLDKIRSIGTFEDSFDTKTLDTTYAAETGAEGMAEALARLCDRADQAVQGGYNIIILTDRLVGPDRIPIPALLATAAVHHHLIRKGLRTSVGLVVETGDAREVHHFALLAGYGAEAINPYLAFETLASMADEFPEEVDGYEAVKRYIKSIDKGLLKVMSKMGISTYQSYCGAQIFDAVGLSEEFVAEYFTGTATRIGGVGLKEIAQETLRRHKDAFGDAPIYRNALDVGGDYQFRIRGEAHSWSAESVTLLQHAVRSHNAETYRRYSDLINDQLDQPLTIRGLFRVKAAVEDGRQPIHISEVESAAQIVRRFSTGAMSFGSISREAHTTLAIAMNRIGGKSNTGEGGEESDRFKPLPNGDSMRSAIKQVASGRFGVTAEYLVNADMIQIKMAQGAKPGEGGQLPGNKVNAVIAKVRYSTQGVGLISPPPHHDIYSIEDLAQLIFDLKNVNPQADVSVKLVSEVGVGTVAAGVSKGRADHVTISGFEGGTGASPLTSIKHAGSPWEIGLAETHQTLVLNRLRSRIAVQVDGGLRTGRDVVIGALLGADEFGFATAPLIAAGCVMMRKCHLNTCPVGIATQDTVLRKRFVGQPEHVINFFFFIAEEVRELMADMGYRSFDEMIGQMQMLDKEKAVAHWKAQGLDFSKLFHKPQPVGADPIFHATRQDHRLDAVLDRKLIEAARDAITSRVPIRIETAIHNTDRTTGAMLSGEIARVHGHDGLPDNTIHILAKGTAGQSFGGWLAHGVTLELEGQANDYVAKGLSGGRIIIYPPHDTKVVAEESIIVGNTVLYGAISGECYFRGVAGERFAVRNSGAVAVVEGTGDHGCEYMTGGIVVVIGKTGRNFAAGMSGGIAYVLDEDGTFAKRCNLAMVDLEPMAEEEELMQQRYHQGGDLDSHGLVDIMHDMTRFDAERLHQLISNHAKYTGSQRAKLILDKWDEYRPKFRKVMPVEYRRALQEMIAEDEKALTPAG from the coding sequence ATGGCCGCGCTCCCAGGGTCCAAAGCAGGCTTCATGCCGGGCCTCGACCCGAACCTGCCCGCGGCGCAGGGGCTTTATTCGCCGCTCAACGAGCACGACGCCTGCGGCGTCGGTTTCGTCGCCGACATGAAGAACCGCAAGTCGCATGATCTCGTCCAGATGGGCCTCAAGATCCTGCTCAACCTCGACCATCGCGGCGCTGTCGGCGCCGATCCAAAGGCTGGCGACGGCTGCGGCATGCTCGTCCAGATTCCGCATCGCTTTTTCGAGACGAAAACCGCCGAGCTTGGCTTCAAGCTGCCGGCGCCGGGCGATTATGCCGTCGGCAATCTGTTTTTGCCGCGCGATCCGGGCGGCCGCAAAATCATCGAAGAAATCGTCGAGCGTTCGACCACCGAGGAAGGTCTCGTCTTTCTCGGCTGGCGCGACGTGCCGGTCGATTCAACGGGGCTCGGCGAGAGCGTCAAGCCGACGGAGCCCGTCATCCGGCAGGTCTTTATCGGACGGCCCGACTATATCGAAGACCAAACGATCTTCGAGCGGCGGCTTTACCTTTTGCGCAAGGTGATCTCGAACAGCATTTATAAACTTGCCGATCCGCATACGCGCGGCTTCTATGCCGTGTCTTTGTCGTCGCGCACGATCGTCTACAAGGGGTTGTTGCTCGCAACGCAGCTCGGCGAATATTTCAAGGATCTGCAGGACCCGCTGTTCGAGACGGCGCTGTCGCTCGTGCATCAGCGCTTTTCGACCAACACGTTTCCGACCTGGCAGTTGGCGCATCCTTATCGTCTCGTCGCGCATAATGGCGAGATCAATACGTTGCGCGGCAACGTCAATTGGATGGCCGCACGGCAGGCGTCCGTCGCGTCGGGCCTTTTTGGCAACGATATTTCGAAGCTTTGGCCGATCTCCTATGAAGGCCAGTCGGACACGGCCTGTTTCGACAATGCGCTCGAGTTTTTGGTGCAGGGCGGCTATTCGCTCGCCCATGCCATGATGATGCTGATCCCGGAAGCCTGGTCCGGCAATCAGCTCATGGACGAGGAGCGCCGCGCCTTTTACGAATATCACGCGGCTCTCATGGAGCCATGGGACGGCCCGGCTGCCGTTGCCTTCACCGACGGACGCCAGATCGGCGCGACGCTCGACCGTAACGGCTTGCGGCCGGCGCGCTATCTCGTGACCGACGATGGTCTCGTCGTGATGGCCTCGGAAGCGGGCGTGCTGCCGATCCCCGAAGAAAAAATCGTCGCCAAATGGCGGTTGCAGCCGGGCCGCATGCTGCTCGTCGATCTCGAACAGGGCCGCATCATCTCGGACGACGAGATGAAGCATCAGCTTTCGACATCGCATCCCTATGCCGAATGGCTGAAGCGGACCCAGATCAAGCTCGAAGAGCAAAAGCCGGTCGAGCCGCGCGCAACGCGCAGCGACGTCTCGCTGCTCGATCGCCAGCAGGCCTTCGGCTATACGCACGAAGATCTCTATCTGTTGATGTCGCCGATGGCCGTTACGGGCCAGGAGGCGGTCGGCTCGATGGGCACTGATACGCCGATTTCGGCGCTCTCGTCGAAGTCGAAGCTGCTCTATACCTATTTCAAGCAGAATTTCGCGCAGGTCACCAATCCGCCGATCGATCCGATCCGCGAAGAGCTGGTGATGAGCCTCGTGTCGTTCATCGGGCCGCGGCCGAATATTCTCGATCATGAAGGCTCATCGAAAAAGAAGCGGCTCGAAGTCCATCAGCCGATTCTGACGAACGGCGATCTCGACAAGATCCGCTCGATCGGCACGTTCGAGGACTCCTTCGACACGAAGACGCTCGACACGACTTATGCCGCCGAGACCGGCGCCGAAGGCATGGCCGAAGCGCTGGCGCGTTTGTGCGACCGCGCCGATCAGGCCGTGCAAGGCGGCTATAATATCATCATCCTCACCGACCGTCTGGTCGGGCCGGACCGCATTCCGATTCCCGCCCTGCTCGCAACCGCCGCCGTGCATCATCATCTGATCCGCAAAGGCTTGCGAACCTCCGTCGGGCTTGTCGTCGAGACGGGCGACGCGCGGGAAGTCCATCATTTCGCGCTGCTCGCGGGCTATGGCGCGGAAGCGATCAATCCCTACCTCGCCTTCGAAACGCTCGCCTCCATGGCGGATGAATTTCCCGAAGAGGTCGACGGCTATGAAGCCGTGAAGCGCTACATCAAGTCGATCGACAAGGGTCTGTTGAAGGTCATGTCCAAGATGGGCATTTCGACCTATCAATCCTATTGCGGCGCGCAGATCTTCGACGCCGTCGGCCTGTCGGAAGAGTTCGTCGCGGAATATTTCACCGGCACGGCCACGCGCATCGGCGGCGTCGGCCTCAAGGAGATCGCGCAGGAGACTTTGCGCCGCCACAAGGATGCGTTCGGCGACGCGCCGATCTATCGCAATGCGCTCGATGTCGGCGGCGACTATCAATTCCGCATTCGCGGCGAAGCGCATTCCTGGTCGGCCGAGTCCGTGACCTTGCTCCAGCATGCGGTGCGCAGCCATAATGCCGAGACCTACCGCCGCTATTCGGACCTCATCAACGACCAGCTCGATCAGCCTCTGACGATCCGCGGCCTCTTCCGCGTGAAGGCAGCTGTGGAAGATGGCCGCCAGCCCATCCATATCAGCGAGGTCGAGTCCGCCGCGCAGATCGTGCGGCGCTTCTCGACCGGCGCCATGTCGTTCGGCTCGATCTCGCGCGAGGCGCATACGACGCTGGCGATCGCCATGAACCGCATCGGCGGCAAGTCGAACACCGGCGAAGGCGGCGAGGAATCCGACCGTTTCAAGCCGCTGCCCAATGGCGATTCCATGCGCTCGGCGATCAAGCAGGTGGCGTCCGGCCGCTTCGGCGTGACGGCCGAATATCTCGTCAATGCCGACATGATCCAGATCAAGATGGCGCAGGGCGCAAAGCCAGGCGAAGGCGGCCAATTGCCGGGCAATAAGGTCAATGCCGTGATCGCCAAGGTGCGTTATTCGACGCAAGGCGTCGGCCTCATCTCGCCGCCGCCGCATCACGACATCTATTCGATCGAAGATTTGGCGCAGCTCATCTTTGATTTGAAGAACGTCAATCCGCAGGCCGATGTCTCAGTGAAGCTCGTCTCGGAAGTGGGCGTCGGCACGGTCGCCGCCGGCGTCTCGAAAGGACGTGCCGATCATGTGACGATCTCGGGCTTCGAAGGCGGCACCGGCGCATCGCCGCTGACCTCGATCAAACATGCGGGCTCCCCTTGGGAGATCGGGCTTGCCGAGACGCATCAGACCTTGGTGCTCAACCGCCTGCGGTCGCGCATCGCGGTGCAGGTTGATGGCGGTCTTCGCACCGGCCGCGATGTCGTGATCGGGGCTTTGCTCGGCGCTGACGAATTCGGCTTCGCCACGGCGCCCTTGATCGCGGCAGGCTGCGTGATGATGCGCAAATGCCATCTGAATACCTGCCCCGTCGGCATTGCGACGCAGGATACCGTCTTGCGCAAGCGCTTCGTCGGCCAGCCCGAGCACGTGATCAATTTCTTCTTCTTCATCGCCGAGGAAGTCCGCGAGCTGATGGCCGACATGGGCTATCGCAGCTTCGACGAAATGATCGGGCAGATGCAGATGCTCGACAAAGAAAAGGCCGTCGCGCATTGGAAGGCGCAAGGCTTGGATTTCTCCAAGCTCTTCCATAAGCCCCAACCCGTCGGCGCCGACCCAATCTTCCATGCGACGCGTCAGGACCATAGGCTCGACGCCGTGCTCGACCGCAAACTGATCGAAGCCGCGCGGGACGCCATTACATCCCGTGTTCCGATACGGATCGAGACCGCCATCCACAACACGGACCGCACGACGGGCGCCATGCTGTCGGGCGAGATCGCCCGCGTCCATGGTCACGACGGGCTCCCCGATAATACAATCCACATTCTCGCCAAAGGCACGGCCGGGCAGAGTTTCGGCGGCTGGCTCGCCCATGGCGTAACGCTCGAGCTCGAAGGCCAGGCCAACGACTATGTCGCCAAAGGCCTGTCAGGCGGGCGCATCATCATCTATCCGCCGCACGACACGAAAGTCGTCGCGGAGGAATCGATCATCGTCGGCAATACCGTGCTCTATGGCGCGATCTCGGGCGAATGCTATTTCCGCGGCGTCGCGGGCGAGCGTTTCGCCGTGCGCAATTCAGGCGCGGTCGCGGTGGTCGAGGGCACCGGCGACCATGGCTGCGAATATATGACCGGCGGCATCGTCGTCGTCATCGGCAAGACCGGCCGCAATTTCGCCGCCGGCATGTCGGGCGGCATCGCTTACGTGCTCGACGAAGACGGCACTTTCGCAAAACGCTGCAATCTCGCCATGGTCGATCTCGAACCCATGGCGGAAGAAGAAGAGCTCATGCAGCAGAGATATCATCAGGGCGGCGATCTCGACTCGCATGGCCTCGTCGATATCATGCACGACATGACGCGCTTCGACGCCGAACGCCTGCATCAGCTCATTTCGAACCATGCGAAATATACGGGCTCGCAGCGGGCGAAGCTCATCCTCGACAAGTGGGACGAGTACCGGCCGAAATTCCGCAAGGTGATGCCCGTCGAATATAGACGCGCGCTGCAGGAAATGATCGCCGAAGACGAAAAGGCGCTGACGCCGGCTGGGTGA
- a CDS encoding Hsp20 family protein, translating into MRHFDLSPLYRSTIGFDRLFNMIDEAAGHETTPTYPPYNIERTGENSYRISVAVAGFSEAELSIETKEHGLTIRGSKEVRKESDPASKEVLYQGIAARAFERRFQLAEHVQVMGASLENGLLHVDLVREIPEAQKPRQIPIGKSTPKVVETQKAA; encoded by the coding sequence ATGCGTCACTTCGATCTTTCCCCGCTTTACCGTTCGACCATCGGCTTCGATCGTCTCTTCAATATGATCGACGAGGCCGCCGGCCATGAGACCACGCCAACTTATCCGCCCTATAATATCGAGCGGACAGGTGAAAACTCCTATCGCATCAGCGTCGCCGTCGCGGGTTTTTCGGAAGCCGAGCTTTCGATCGAAACCAAAGAGCATGGCCTGACGATCCGCGGCTCGAAAGAAGTCCGCAAGGAGAGCGACCCGGCTTCCAAGGAAGTGCTTTATCAGGGCATCGCCGCGCGGGCTTTCGAGCGCCGCTTCCAGCTTGCCGAACATGTGCAGGTGATGGGCGCCAGCCTTGAGAACGGCTTGCTTCATGTCGATCTCGTACGCGAGATTCCGGAAGCCCAAAAGCCGCGCCAAATTCCGATCGGCAAATCCACCCCGAAGGTCGTCGAGACCCAAAAGGCTGCTTAA